The following coding sequences are from one Lipingzhangella halophila window:
- the fmt gene encoding methionyl-tRNA formyltransferase produces the protein MRLVFAGTPEAAVPSLRALLSTRHEVAAVITRPPAAAGRGRRERESPVADVATEAGLEVLKPEKASDPEFLDRLRAIAPDCCPVVAYGALLRRDALEIPPHGWVNLHFSLLPAWRGAAPVQHAVLRGDDITGATTFEIEEDLDSGAVYGTVTEPIGERDTSGDLLGRLAHTGAELLVRTLDGIESGALVARPQDSDGVSYATKLAPSDARADFGMPAMRVDRLVRACTPAPGAWSTFRGSRVKLGPVVPVADGPPLAPGQVRATKHQVLVGTATHPVELGDVQPQGKRRMSALEWARGVRPGEDERLGG, from the coding sequence ATGAGGCTGGTCTTCGCCGGAACACCCGAGGCCGCGGTCCCGTCGCTGCGGGCGCTGCTGAGCACCCGACACGAGGTGGCGGCGGTCATCACCCGCCCCCCGGCCGCCGCCGGGCGCGGCCGCAGGGAGCGCGAGAGCCCGGTCGCCGACGTCGCCACCGAGGCCGGGCTGGAGGTGCTGAAACCCGAGAAGGCGAGCGACCCCGAGTTCCTCGACCGCCTGCGCGCGATCGCCCCGGACTGCTGCCCGGTTGTCGCCTATGGCGCGCTGCTGCGCCGCGACGCCCTGGAGATCCCGCCGCACGGCTGGGTCAACCTGCACTTCTCGCTGCTGCCGGCCTGGCGCGGCGCGGCACCGGTGCAGCACGCGGTGCTGCGCGGCGACGACATCACCGGCGCGACCACCTTCGAGATCGAGGAGGACCTCGACTCCGGCGCGGTCTACGGCACGGTCACCGAACCCATTGGTGAACGCGACACGAGCGGCGACCTTCTCGGCCGGCTCGCACACACCGGCGCCGAGTTGCTGGTTCGCACGCTCGACGGGATCGAGTCCGGTGCGCTCGTTGCGCGCCCGCAGGACAGCGACGGCGTGTCGTACGCCACCAAACTGGCGCCGTCCGACGCCCGGGCCGACTTCGGCATGCCCGCGATGCGGGTGGACCGCCTGGTCCGGGCCTGCACGCCGGCGCCGGGCGCGTGGTCGACGTTCCGGGGCTCGCGGGTGAAGCTGGGTCCGGTCGTACCGGTCGCCGACGGCCCGCCCCTCGCGCCGGGCCAGGTCCGGGCCACGAAGCACCAGGTCCTGGTGGGCACCGCCACCCACCCCGTCGAGCTGGGCGACGTGCAGCCCCAGGGAAAACGCAGGATGAGCGCGCTGGAATGGGCGCGGGGGGTGCGGCCGGGCGAGGATGAGCGCCTTGGCGGATGA
- a CDS encoding DinB family protein, with product MVPSAEQTPQATPSAEDDLNTAIQAAAQATTGDERETLTAVLDYMRASVVAKVAGLNEEEARRRLVPSLTTPAGMLRHLTVVERNWFQVVLLGESAAKLGLVSSGGDESWEVPDEATVASLIEEYKRACAESRAAAAGLALDHTVAQHELGQVSLRWILVHMVEETARHAGHVDILREQINAAARQG from the coding sequence ATGGTCCCCTCCGCTGAACAGACACCGCAAGCGACCCCATCCGCCGAAGACGACCTCAACACCGCAATACAGGCGGCCGCGCAGGCGACCACGGGAGACGAGCGCGAGACACTCACCGCCGTCCTCGACTACATGCGCGCTTCCGTCGTGGCCAAGGTGGCCGGGCTGAACGAGGAGGAGGCGCGCCGCCGCCTGGTGCCCTCGCTCACCACACCGGCCGGCATGCTGCGGCACCTCACGGTGGTGGAGCGGAACTGGTTCCAGGTCGTCCTGCTGGGCGAATCGGCCGCGAAACTCGGCCTCGTCTCCTCGGGAGGCGACGAGAGCTGGGAGGTACCGGACGAGGCGACCGTCGCCTCGCTCATCGAGGAGTACAAGCGCGCCTGCGCGGAATCACGTGCGGCCGCGGCCGGTCTGGCCCTTGACCACACGGTCGCGCAGCACGAGCTCGGTCAGGTGTCGCTGCGCTGGATCCTGGTGCACATGGTCGAGGAGACCGCCCGGCACGCCGGCCACGTGGACATCCTGCGCGAGCAGATCAACGCCGCGGCCAGGCAGGGCTGA
- a CDS encoding primosomal protein N': MSPQPEPEEGALFRAPRAAVAAGAKAPAKRRPAAELPVARVVVDSPLPHLDRPFDYLVPESLDAAAVPGCRVVVRFSGQSLSGFLLERVAESEFSGQLLYLHQVVSSEPVLTPEIRDLARAVADRYAGTLSDVLRLAVPPRHARVEREPRDEPPSGESASEPRESGEGHNDPGPWADYPTGPSFLAALRSGKAPRAVWTALPGPDWADAIAAATGAALGSGRGAVIVVPDGRDVDTVDTALGRHLGAGRHVALTADLGPAKRYRRWLAVLRGEVSAVVGTRAAMFAPVRDLGLVVLWDDGYDVHSDPHAPYPNARTVLAMRAHRAGAAALIGGFTRTTEATQLVESGWALPLAAERATLRQRAPRVRVAGDDTELARDEAARTARLPSLALRAAREAAATGPVLVQVPRRGYLTSMGCSRCRATARCQTCQGPLAMHSAHAMPYCRWCGRISGDWTCPECAHTHMRANVVGDRRTAEELGRAFPSLTVRTSGRDDVLTEVPDRPALVVATPGAEPVAAGGYAAALLLDGWALLDRADLRATEEALRRWYNAAALVRPAHQGGQVVVLAEASLPATQALVRWDPAGFAERELAERRELGFPPAVTMASVTGAAAHVRELVERIELPEGAELLGPVPVEPAGDANTTQGRAERALLRVPRSDTSALARALKAAAAARSARKEDHVAQVRMDPLHVV, from the coding sequence ATGTCCCCGCAGCCCGAGCCCGAGGAAGGGGCGCTTTTCCGCGCGCCGCGCGCCGCGGTGGCGGCCGGCGCGAAGGCGCCCGCGAAACGGCGTCCCGCGGCGGAGCTACCCGTGGCGCGGGTGGTGGTCGACTCCCCGCTGCCCCACCTCGACCGGCCGTTCGACTACCTGGTGCCCGAATCCCTGGACGCCGCGGCGGTGCCAGGGTGCCGGGTGGTGGTGCGCTTCAGTGGGCAGTCGCTCTCCGGGTTCCTGCTGGAGCGGGTCGCCGAGTCGGAGTTTTCCGGCCAATTGCTCTACCTGCACCAGGTCGTCTCCTCCGAGCCCGTCCTCACCCCGGAGATCCGCGACCTCGCGCGTGCCGTCGCCGACCGCTACGCCGGGACGCTCAGTGACGTCCTCCGGCTGGCGGTTCCGCCGCGGCACGCGCGGGTGGAGCGCGAGCCCAGGGACGAGCCGCCGTCCGGCGAGAGCGCATCGGAGCCGCGCGAGTCCGGCGAGGGGCACAACGATCCGGGGCCGTGGGCCGACTATCCGACCGGCCCGTCGTTCCTCGCGGCGCTGCGCTCCGGCAAGGCCCCCCGAGCCGTCTGGACGGCACTGCCCGGGCCCGATTGGGCGGACGCCATCGCCGCGGCCACGGGCGCCGCACTCGGTTCGGGGCGCGGCGCGGTGATCGTCGTCCCGGACGGTCGCGACGTCGACACGGTCGACACCGCGTTGGGCCGGCACCTGGGCGCGGGCCGGCATGTGGCACTCACCGCGGATCTCGGGCCGGCCAAGCGCTACCGCCGCTGGCTCGCGGTGCTGCGCGGGGAGGTCAGCGCGGTGGTGGGCACCCGCGCCGCGATGTTCGCTCCCGTGCGTGACCTCGGCCTGGTGGTGCTGTGGGACGACGGTTACGACGTCCACAGCGATCCGCACGCGCCGTACCCGAACGCGCGCACCGTGCTGGCCATGCGCGCGCACCGCGCCGGGGCCGCCGCCCTCATCGGCGGCTTCACCCGCACCACGGAGGCGACCCAACTGGTGGAGTCGGGCTGGGCTCTCCCGCTCGCCGCCGAGCGCGCCACCCTGCGCCAGCGCGCTCCCCGGGTGCGGGTAGCGGGCGACGACACCGAGCTGGCCCGCGACGAGGCCGCCCGCACCGCTCGGTTACCGAGTCTGGCGTTGCGGGCCGCCCGCGAGGCCGCGGCCACCGGTCCGGTGCTGGTCCAGGTGCCGCGGCGGGGGTACCTCACGTCGATGGGGTGCTCCCGGTGCCGGGCGACCGCCCGCTGCCAGACCTGCCAGGGGCCGCTGGCGATGCACAGCGCGCACGCCATGCCGTACTGCCGGTGGTGCGGCCGGATTTCCGGCGACTGGACCTGCCCGGAGTGCGCCCACACCCATATGCGGGCCAATGTGGTGGGTGACCGCCGGACCGCCGAGGAGCTCGGCCGCGCGTTCCCCTCGCTGACCGTACGGACCTCGGGACGCGACGACGTGCTCACCGAGGTGCCCGATCGCCCTGCTCTGGTGGTGGCCACCCCGGGCGCCGAGCCCGTGGCCGCGGGCGGGTACGCCGCTGCCCTGCTGCTCGACGGCTGGGCCCTGCTCGACCGCGCCGACCTGCGCGCGACTGAGGAGGCGCTGCGGCGGTGGTACAACGCCGCCGCCCTGGTGCGCCCGGCGCACCAGGGCGGCCAGGTCGTCGTGCTCGCCGAAGCGTCGCTTCCGGCCACCCAGGCGCTCGTGCGCTGGGATCCGGCCGGCTTCGCCGAACGCGAGCTGGCCGAGCGCCGCGAGCTCGGGTTCCCGCCCGCCGTGACGATGGCATCGGTCACCGGCGCGGCCGCGCACGTCCGCGAGCTGGTGGAGCGGATCGAACTGCCCGAGGGCGCCGAACTCCTCGGCCCCGTCCCGGTCGAACCGGCAGGAGACGCCAACACCACGCAGGGACGTGCCGAACGCGCCCTGCTGCGGGTGCCCCGCTCGGACACCTCGGCACTGGCCCGCGCCCTCAAGGCCGCGGCGGCGGCCCGCAGCGCCCGTAAGGAGGACCACGTGGCCCAGGTCCGGATGGACCCGCTGCACGTGGTGTGA
- a CDS encoding RsmB/NOP family class I SAM-dependent RNA methyltransferase, producing MPYQSRSGHRPARRDSKGGGRGTGPDPARRVAYDVLKAVHDRDAYANLLLPSMLRERKLAGRDAALATELSYGTLRHQGSYDAILDACVDRSISSVDSDVLPILRLGAHQLLNTKIPPHAAVSATITLARRVVGTHRARFANAVLRKVAARDLGEWLDIVAPDGGTDLVGHLAVTHSHPRWIVEALAEALGEDPAGGLAETERLLVAHNERPQVTLVAKPGRASIADLVNSGAVPARFSPYGVYLPEGDPALLREVKQQRAAVQDEASQLVALALSRVGLDGGDAHWLDACAGPGGKAALLAGLAGKRGARLVAAELQPARARLVAGAVRRSVRDAGRTVVADSTRPPWRAGSFDRVLVDAPCTGLGALRRRPEARWRRDAGSAAELVPLQRSLLDRALDATRPGGVVAYVTCSPHLAETRGVVGEVLAERSDVTVLRAADYLDDVPGLAVGDYAQFWPHRHGTDAMFLALLRRRSG from the coding sequence GTGCCATACCAATCCCGCTCCGGGCACCGCCCGGCACGCCGCGACAGCAAGGGCGGCGGGCGCGGCACGGGACCCGATCCGGCGCGCCGGGTCGCCTACGACGTCCTCAAGGCGGTGCACGACCGCGACGCCTACGCCAACCTCCTGCTCCCGTCGATGCTGCGGGAACGCAAGCTCGCGGGCCGCGACGCCGCCCTGGCCACCGAGCTCAGCTACGGGACGCTGCGGCACCAGGGCAGCTACGACGCGATCCTCGACGCGTGCGTCGACCGGTCGATCAGCTCGGTCGACTCCGACGTGCTGCCGATCCTGCGGCTCGGCGCGCACCAGTTGCTGAACACCAAGATCCCGCCGCATGCCGCGGTCAGCGCCACCATCACCCTCGCCCGCCGCGTGGTCGGCACGCACCGCGCCCGGTTCGCCAACGCTGTGCTGCGCAAGGTCGCCGCGCGGGACCTGGGGGAGTGGCTGGACATCGTCGCTCCGGACGGCGGCACCGACCTCGTTGGGCACCTCGCGGTGACGCACAGCCACCCGCGCTGGATCGTCGAGGCGCTGGCCGAGGCCCTCGGCGAGGACCCGGCCGGCGGGCTAGCCGAGACCGAGCGGCTTCTCGTCGCGCACAACGAGCGGCCGCAGGTGACGCTGGTCGCCAAACCGGGCCGGGCCAGCATCGCCGACCTGGTCAACAGCGGAGCCGTCCCGGCGCGCTTCTCCCCCTACGGGGTGTACCTGCCCGAGGGCGACCCCGCCTTACTGCGCGAGGTGAAACAGCAGCGCGCCGCCGTGCAGGATGAGGCCAGCCAGCTCGTGGCGCTGGCGCTGAGCCGCGTGGGCCTCGACGGCGGGGACGCCCACTGGCTCGACGCGTGCGCGGGACCCGGCGGCAAGGCCGCGCTGCTGGCCGGGCTCGCCGGGAAACGCGGCGCCCGGTTGGTCGCCGCCGAGCTGCAGCCAGCGCGGGCCCGGCTGGTCGCCGGTGCTGTGCGGCGTTCGGTGCGCGATGCCGGGCGCACCGTCGTGGCCGACTCCACCCGCCCTCCGTGGCGTGCCGGGAGCTTCGACCGGGTGCTGGTCGACGCGCCGTGCACCGGCCTTGGAGCGCTGCGCCGCCGCCCGGAGGCGCGGTGGCGCCGCGACGCCGGTAGCGCGGCCGAACTGGTGCCGCTGCAGCGGTCGCTGCTGGACCGCGCGCTCGACGCCACGCGCCCGGGCGGCGTGGTCGCCTACGTCACCTGCTCACCGCACCTGGCCGAGACCCGCGGAGTCGTGGGGGAGGTGCTGGCCGAGCGCTCCGACGTCACGGTGCTGCGCGCGGCCGACTACCTCGACGACGTGCCCGGCCTGGCGGTTGGCGACTACGCGCAGTTCTGGCCGCACCGGCACGGCACGGACGCGATGTTCCTGGCGCTGCTGCGCCGGCGGAGTGGATGA
- the ribH gene encoding 6,7-dimethyl-8-ribityllumazine synthase: protein MTGTGRPGDLTLDAAGLTLGIVATRWNAGIVDPLLANAVGAAEGAGVAAPTVVRVAGAIEIPVVAQELARTHDAVVALGAVIRGATPHFDYVCQSLTQGLTDVALRAASPVANGVLTCDTLDQARERAGLPGSHEDKGREAAVAALDTAVTLRTLRERHGQPAA, encoded by the coding sequence ATGACTGGAACGGGGCGCCCTGGCGACCTGACCCTCGATGCGGCAGGGCTCACGCTCGGGATCGTCGCTACCCGGTGGAACGCCGGGATCGTCGACCCGCTACTGGCCAACGCCGTCGGGGCGGCCGAGGGTGCGGGAGTGGCAGCCCCCACCGTGGTGCGGGTCGCGGGGGCGATCGAGATCCCGGTCGTAGCCCAGGAACTCGCCCGCACCCACGATGCCGTCGTGGCGCTGGGCGCGGTCATCCGGGGCGCGACACCGCACTTCGACTACGTCTGCCAATCGCTCACCCAGGGGCTGACCGATGTCGCGTTGCGGGCCGCCAGCCCTGTTGCCAACGGCGTCCTGACCTGTGACACGCTTGATCAGGCGCGGGAACGTGCCGGGCTGCCGGGCAGCCACGAGGACAAGGGCCGCGAGGCGGCTGTGGCCGCGCTCGACACCGCCGTCACCCTGCGGACACTGCGTGAGAGGCACGGCCAGCCCGCCGCGTGA
- a CDS encoding riboflavin synthase, translated as MFTGIVEELGEVSAVAPAGDTVELTVHGPTVTSDAAHGDSIAVNGVCLTVTEVAGPRFRTDVMRETLDRSSLGALAPGAPVNLERAAKVSDRLGGHIVQGHVDGTGEILRRVPGERWETVTFSLPGDLARYVVEKGSITVDGVSLTVAAVDADSFGIALIPTTLDLTTLGRKKAGDPVNIEVDVIAKYVEKLAVSAPGAAR; from the coding sequence GTGTTCACCGGAATCGTAGAGGAACTGGGCGAGGTATCCGCGGTCGCGCCTGCGGGCGACACCGTCGAACTGACCGTCCACGGCCCAACCGTCACCTCCGACGCCGCGCATGGCGACTCGATCGCGGTCAACGGTGTCTGCCTGACCGTCACCGAAGTCGCGGGCCCGCGTTTCCGTACCGATGTCATGCGCGAGACCCTGGACCGGTCAAGCCTGGGCGCTCTCGCCCCCGGCGCCCCGGTCAACCTGGAGCGCGCCGCCAAAGTGTCCGACCGTCTCGGCGGGCACATCGTCCAGGGCCACGTCGACGGGACCGGTGAGATCCTGCGGCGCGTCCCCGGCGAGAGGTGGGAGACGGTGACGTTCTCGCTGCCCGGCGACCTTGCCCGGTACGTCGTGGAGAAGGGGTCCATCACCGTTGACGGCGTGAGTCTCACGGTGGCCGCCGTGGACGCCGACTCCTTCGGGATCGCCCTGATCCCCACCACGCTCGACCTGACCACGCTCGGCCGGAAGAAAGCCGGCGACCCGGTCAACATCGAGGTCGACGTTATCGCCAAGTACGTGGAGAAGCTGGCGGTCTCCGCTCCGGGAGCCGCCCGATGA
- the rpe gene encoding ribulose-phosphate 3-epimerase, whose protein sequence is MAIQISPSILSADFAHLAEEAEAVSRSADWLHVDVMDNHFVPNLTLGLPVVESLRASAPLPLDCHLMIEDPDRWAPAYAEAGAGSVTIHAEAARSPVRTLRTIRSAGARAGLALNPVTPVESYAELLPELDMVLMMTVEPGFGGQPFLDMVLPKIRRARALINDSNADIWLQVDGGVSAETVERAAEAGADVFVAGSAVYGAEDPGYAVDALRAQAEKAAH, encoded by the coding sequence GTGGCAATCCAGATCTCACCCAGCATCCTTTCCGCTGACTTTGCGCACCTCGCGGAGGAGGCCGAGGCGGTATCCCGATCGGCTGACTGGCTGCACGTCGACGTCATGGACAACCACTTCGTCCCCAACCTGACGCTGGGGCTGCCGGTGGTGGAGTCGTTGCGCGCGTCGGCACCGCTGCCGTTGGACTGCCATCTGATGATCGAGGATCCTGACCGCTGGGCTCCGGCCTACGCCGAGGCGGGCGCCGGAAGCGTCACCATTCACGCCGAGGCGGCCAGGTCGCCGGTACGCACTCTGCGGACCATCCGGTCGGCCGGCGCGCGTGCCGGCCTCGCGTTGAACCCGGTGACGCCCGTGGAGAGCTACGCCGAACTGCTGCCGGAGCTCGACATGGTGCTGATGATGACGGTAGAGCCGGGGTTCGGCGGGCAGCCCTTCCTGGACATGGTCCTGCCGAAGATCCGCCGCGCCCGCGCGCTGATCAACGACAGCAACGCCGACATCTGGCTGCAGGTCGACGGCGGCGTCAGTGCCGAGACCGTCGAGCGGGCGGCCGAGGCCGGGGCCGACGTGTTCGTCGCCGGCTCCGCCGTGTACGGCGCCGAGGACCCCGGATACGCGGTCGACGCTCTGCGTGCCCAGGCAGAGAAGGCCGCTCACTAG
- a CDS encoding PH domain-containing protein, which yields MPPVTWRPRNIRVVAYGLAVLVLATMVALAVVLPEQFQVTDRFGLVLIGVVGVGVLHLLGRPRLVATERRVTVVNGIRTHVLEWAEIIDIRMPAGEPWPSMDLADGSTLAVMGIQSNDGERARADLAEFRELLHDHGEAEEPGGP from the coding sequence ATGCCGCCGGTGACGTGGCGGCCGCGCAACATCCGCGTAGTCGCCTACGGGTTGGCCGTACTGGTCCTGGCCACCATGGTGGCCCTGGCGGTGGTCCTCCCGGAGCAGTTCCAGGTGACGGACCGTTTTGGCCTGGTCCTGATCGGAGTTGTCGGGGTGGGCGTCCTGCACCTGCTCGGTCGCCCGCGACTGGTCGCCACCGAGCGCCGCGTCACCGTCGTCAACGGCATCCGCACGCACGTGCTCGAATGGGCCGAGATCATCGACATCCGGATGCCGGCGGGGGAGCCGTGGCCCTCGATGGATCTGGCTGACGGGTCCACGCTGGCGGTCATGGGTATCCAGAGCAACGACGGCGAGCGCGCCCGGGCGGACCTCGCGGAGTTCCGCGAGCTGCTGCACGACCACGGAGAGGCAGAGGAGCCCGGCGGCCCGTAG
- a CDS encoding bifunctional 3,4-dihydroxy-2-butanone-4-phosphate synthase/GTP cyclohydrolase II → MTISDRSAAQRVGDPTGQPRATLDPGATGDPDSTPIKLDTIAEALSDLAAGRPVVVVDDEDRENEGDLIMAAEAATPELLAFMVRYTSGVICVPMLGAELDRLELPLMTTVNEESLRTAYTVTVDARCGVSTGISAADRAHTIRLLADSESTAGDFVRPGHVLPLRYRAGGVLARRGHTEASVDLARLAGLRPAGVLAEVVNDDGTLTRLPGLRRFADEHGLCLVSIEELVRYIEDSTGTVRGVTPSAPRSLVERVVETTIPNAYGQWRAVGYRGMADGAEHVALILGEIGDGTDVLTRLHSECLTGDAFGSHRCDCGTQLDASMAAIAEEGRGVVVYLRGHEGRGIGLLHKLQAYRLQDSGADTIDANLELGLPADAREFGAGAQVLTDLGVRSVRLISNNPGKTEGLLGHGIAVTERIAMPTVVTDENLRYLQTKRDRMGHDLTGIAVVN, encoded by the coding sequence ATGACGATCAGCGACCGGAGTGCGGCGCAGCGAGTGGGGGACCCAACAGGCCAGCCCCGCGCGACACTGGACCCCGGGGCCACGGGAGACCCGGACAGCACCCCCATCAAGCTCGACACCATCGCCGAGGCGCTCTCGGACCTGGCCGCCGGCCGTCCCGTCGTTGTCGTGGACGACGAGGACCGGGAGAACGAGGGCGACCTCATCATGGCCGCTGAGGCGGCCACTCCGGAGCTGCTCGCCTTCATGGTGCGCTACACCTCGGGGGTCATCTGCGTCCCGATGCTCGGCGCGGAGCTGGACCGGCTGGAACTGCCTCTCATGACCACGGTCAACGAGGAGAGCCTGCGCACCGCGTACACAGTCACGGTCGACGCGCGCTGCGGGGTGAGTACCGGGATCTCCGCGGCCGACCGGGCGCACACCATCCGGTTGCTCGCCGACTCCGAGAGTACCGCCGGCGACTTCGTGCGCCCGGGACACGTCCTGCCGCTGCGCTACCGCGCGGGCGGGGTGCTGGCCCGCCGCGGGCACACTGAGGCCTCCGTCGACCTCGCCCGCCTGGCCGGGTTGCGCCCGGCGGGCGTGCTCGCCGAGGTCGTCAACGACGACGGCACCCTGACCCGGCTGCCCGGGCTGCGGCGGTTCGCCGACGAGCACGGCCTGTGCCTCGTCTCCATCGAGGAGCTCGTGCGCTACATCGAGGACTCCACCGGCACCGTTCGCGGCGTGACCCCGTCCGCGCCGCGGTCACTGGTCGAGCGTGTCGTCGAGACCACCATCCCGAACGCGTACGGGCAGTGGCGCGCTGTCGGCTACCGCGGGATGGCCGACGGCGCCGAGCACGTCGCGCTCATCCTGGGGGAGATCGGCGACGGCACCGACGTGCTCACGCGGTTGCACTCGGAGTGCCTCACGGGGGACGCCTTCGGTTCGCACCGCTGCGACTGCGGTACCCAGCTCGACGCGTCGATGGCGGCGATCGCGGAGGAGGGCCGCGGTGTTGTTGTCTACCTGCGCGGGCACGAGGGCCGCGGCATCGGGCTGCTGCACAAGCTGCAGGCGTACCGGCTGCAGGACTCCGGTGCCGACACCATCGACGCCAACCTGGAGCTGGGCCTGCCCGCAGACGCCCGCGAGTTCGGCGCCGGCGCCCAGGTCCTGACGGACCTGGGAGTCCGCTCCGTCCGGCTGATCAGTAACAACCCGGGCAAAACCGAGGGTCTGCTCGGGCACGGGATCGCCGTCACCGAACGGATCGCGATGCCGACCGTCGTCACCGACGAGAACCTGCGCTACCTGCAGACCAAGCGCGACCGGATGGGCCACGACCTGACCGGTATCGCGGTCGTCAACTGA
- a CDS encoding phosphatase PAP2 family protein, whose translation METLLDGMWDVEVDLVLWLQSLGGWLEPPMRGASFLGSKGLFLLLLPLLFWCVHAGVGARVFLMLMGSSVVNGLLKAIVVGARPYWLHPVVTSMSPEATFGMPSGHTQSAVAVWGYLAAKIRRRWIWPAAATVIVLVALSRVYLGAHFLTDVVAGLAVGAALLWLVLRYERTLLRWWRQRALGPQVGLALAASLVPGVLTLSLQTLVRDGWTEPAEWTGTVPTDPPAATLEYVFMLGGGLFGAMVGFSVLAARGWYSAQGSLISRVTRYVLGMAGIVLILVVAQVAVPGADGAAAAVREYVLYTLIALWGALAAPELFVRMGLATRPESAQPQGVTS comes from the coding sequence ATGGAGACGTTGCTGGACGGGATGTGGGACGTTGAGGTCGACCTCGTCCTGTGGCTGCAGTCCCTGGGCGGGTGGCTCGAACCGCCGATGCGGGGGGCGAGCTTCCTGGGCTCGAAGGGCCTGTTCCTCCTGCTGCTCCCGCTGCTGTTCTGGTGTGTGCACGCCGGTGTCGGTGCCCGCGTGTTCCTTATGCTCATGGGCTCGTCGGTGGTCAACGGACTGCTGAAGGCGATCGTGGTGGGCGCGCGCCCGTACTGGCTGCACCCCGTGGTGACGTCGATGAGCCCCGAGGCCACGTTCGGGATGCCGTCGGGACACACCCAGTCCGCGGTCGCGGTCTGGGGTTACCTCGCCGCCAAGATCCGGCGCCGCTGGATCTGGCCGGCCGCCGCAACGGTGATCGTGCTCGTCGCTCTTTCGCGTGTCTACCTGGGCGCGCACTTCCTCACCGACGTCGTGGCCGGCCTCGCGGTTGGCGCGGCCCTCCTCTGGCTGGTGCTGCGGTACGAGCGGACCCTTCTGCGGTGGTGGCGCCAGCGCGCCCTCGGCCCGCAGGTCGGGCTGGCCCTCGCCGCGTCCCTGGTGCCCGGGGTACTCACCCTCAGTCTGCAGACGCTCGTGCGCGACGGCTGGACGGAGCCCGCCGAGTGGACGGGCACGGTGCCCACCGACCCGCCGGCCGCCACACTCGAGTATGTGTTCATGCTCGGTGGCGGGCTCTTCGGGGCGATGGTCGGATTCTCGGTGCTGGCCGCCCGCGGGTGGTACAGCGCGCAGGGCTCCCTCATCTCGCGCGTGACCCGCTACGTGCTCGGCATGGCGGGCATCGTGCTGATCCTCGTGGTGGCGCAGGTGGCGGTTCCCGGCGCCGATGGCGCCGCCGCGGCCGTCCGCGAGTACGTCCTGTACACCCTCATCGCGCTCTGGGGCGCGCTCGCGGCGCCGGAGCTGTTCGTGCGCATGGGCCTGGCAACGCGGCCGGAGTCCGCGCAACCGCAGGGGGTCACTTCCTGA